The window AAAGGTACTGAAATTACACACGAAGTAATGTCAGAATTAGCACCTCATTTAGACAAAGGATTAAACAATGTGACTTACTATCCAACTGAAGATGGTGTGATTACTGATCCAATGACGATTCAAGTGATTAAAGTCGTTTCACCTAAAGATCCAGATCGTGTCGTTAACGTTATCGGCAATGGTCAAATTGGTGATGAAACACGCGTAATTACTCCAGCGGATATTATTGCTGAAATCAACTACTTCTTTAATTTACAAGAAGGTATCGGACAAACGGATGATATCGACCATTTAGGTAACCGTCGTATTCGTGCGGTTGGTGAGTTATTACAAAATCAATTCCGTATCGGGTTAGCTCGTATGGAACGTGTGGTTCGTGAACGTATGTCTATTCAAGACACTGATACATTAACACCACAACAATTAATCAATATTCGTCCAGTGGTTGCTGCGATTAAAGAATTCTTTGGTTCTTCTCAGTTATCACAGTTCATGGACCAAACAAACCCACTTGGTGAGTTAACACATAAACGTCGTCTATCTGCCTTAGGGCCTGGTGGTTTGACTCGTGACCGTGCCGGTTATGAAGTACGTGACGTTCATTATTCCCATTATGGTCGTATGTGTCCAATTGAAACGCCTGAGGGACCAAATATCGGGTTAATCAATAGTTTATCAAGTTATGCCAAAATTAATAAATATGGTTTCATTGAAACACCTTATCGTCGTGTTGATCGTAAAACTGGTCAAGTAACGGATCAAATCGATTACTTAACAGCTGATGAGGAAGATCACTATATGGTTGCCCAAGCTAACTCTCCATTAGCAGAAGATGGTACATTTGCTAATGATGTTGTTATGGCGCGTATCCAAAGTGATAACTTAGAAGTATCTATCGATAAAGTTGACTACATGGACGTTTCTCCAAAACAAGTAGTTGCGGTAGCGACATCATGTATTCCTTTCTTAGAAAACGATGACTCTAACCGTGCCTTGATGGGTGCGAACATGCAGCGTCAGGCTGTTCCTTTAATTCAACCACGTTCACCATTTGTAGGAACTGGTATGGAATATAAAGCAGCACATGACTCTGGTTCAGCATTAGTTGCTAAACATGATGGTGTAGTTGAATTTGTGGATGCTAACGAAGTACGTGTCCGTCGTTCAAACGGTACATTAGATAAATATGCAGTAACTAAATTCCGTCGTTCAAACGCTGGTATGTGTTATAACCAACGTCCTATCGTTAAATTAGGTGAAGTCATTGATGCTGGTGACACATTAGCAGACGGCCCATCTATGGAAGAAGGCGAAATGGCTTTAGGTCAAAACGTTTTAGTTGCCTTCATGACATGGGAAGGTTACAACTATGAGGATGCGATCATCATGAGTCGTCGTTTAGTTAAAGACGATGTTTATACATCTATTCATATTGAAGAATATGAATCAGAAGCTCGTGATACAAAACTTGGGCCTGAAGAAATTACACGTGAAATTCCAAATGTCGGAGAAGACGCACTTAAAAATCTTGACGAAATGGGTATTATCCGTATCGGTGCTGAAGTTGTCGATGGAGATATCTTAGTTGGTAAAGTAACACCTAAAGGGGTAACTGAATTATCAGCGGAAGAGCGCCTATTACATGCTATCTTCGGTGAAAAAGCTCGTGAAGTTCGTGACACATCATTACGCGTACCACATGGTGGTGGCGGTATTGTTCACGATGTTAAAATCTTTACACGCGAAGGTGGAGACGAATTATCACCAGGTGTTAACATGTTAGTACGTGTGTACATTGTACAAAAACGTAAAATTCATGAAGGGGATAAGATGGCCGGACGTCATGGTAATAAAGGGGTAGTTTCTCGTATCATGCCTGAAGAAGATATGCCATTCTTACCAGATGGAACACCTGTTGATATCATGTTGAATCCATTAGGGGTACCTTCACGTATGAATATCGGTCAGGTATTAGAATTACACTTAGGTATGGCCGCTCGTCAATTAGGTATTCATGTTGCAACACCAGTATTTGATGGTGCTTCAGAAGAAGATGTTTGGGAAACAGTTAAAGAAGCTGGAATGGCTTCAGATGCGAAAACAATTCTTTATGATGGTCGTACAGGTGAAGCCTTTGATAACCGTATCTCAGTTGGTGTAATGTACATGTTGAAACTTGCTCACATGGTTGATGACAAGTTACATGCTCGTTCAACTGGACCATACTCATTAGTAACGCAACAACCACTTGGAGGTAAAGCTCAATTTGGTGGACAACGTTTTGGTGAGATGGAAGTTTGGGCACTAGAAGCTTATGGTGCTGCTTACACATTACAAGAAATCTTAACTTACAAGTCTGATGATGTTGTTGGACGTGTGAAAACATATGAAGCGATTGTTAAAGGAGAGCCAATTCCAAAACCTGGTGTTCCTGAATCATTCCGCGTATTAGTTAAAGAATTACAATCATTAGGTCTAGATATGCGCGTTCTTGACGCTGAAGATCAAGAAATTGAACTTCGCGATATGGATGATGATGAAGACGACATGATTACAGTTGATGCATTAACGAAGTATGCTCAAGAGCACGCTGAAAAAAATGCTGAGAAAAAAGACTAGTTCAAACAAATTGTATTGTGCTGTGTTTTTAAAGAAGGAAATGGAGGGAACACCTTTTGATCGATGTAAATAAATTCGAAAGTATGCAAATTGGTTTAGCTTCTCCAGAAAAAATTAGAAGCTGGTCTTATGGTGAGGTTAAAAAACCTGAAACAATTAATTATCGTACACTAAAACCTGAACGTGATGGTTTATTCTGCGAACGCATTTTCGGTCCTAGCAAGGACTGGGAATG is drawn from Vagococcus xieshaowenii and contains these coding sequences:
- the rpoB gene encoding DNA-directed RNA polymerase subunit beta, translated to MAGHVVKYGKHRERRSFARISEVLELPNLIEIQTDSYDWFLKEGLKEMFEDILPIKDFSDKLSLEFVGYELKEPKYTVEEARSHDANYSAPIHVTLRLDNKATGEIKSQEVFFGDFPLMTEMGTFIINGAERVIVSQLVRSPGVYYHSKLDKNGRESFGTTVIPNRGAWLELETDAKDISYVRIDRTRKIPLTVLIRALGYGSDDTILEMLGDNESLRLTIEKDIHKNASDSRAEEGLKDIYERLRPGEPKTADSSRSLLYTRFFDPKRYDLAAVGRYKVNKKLSLKTRLLNQVLAETLVDAETGEIIVEKGTEITHEVMSELAPHLDKGLNNVTYYPTEDGVITDPMTIQVIKVVSPKDPDRVVNVIGNGQIGDETRVITPADIIAEINYFFNLQEGIGQTDDIDHLGNRRIRAVGELLQNQFRIGLARMERVVRERMSIQDTDTLTPQQLINIRPVVAAIKEFFGSSQLSQFMDQTNPLGELTHKRRLSALGPGGLTRDRAGYEVRDVHYSHYGRMCPIETPEGPNIGLINSLSSYAKINKYGFIETPYRRVDRKTGQVTDQIDYLTADEEDHYMVAQANSPLAEDGTFANDVVMARIQSDNLEVSIDKVDYMDVSPKQVVAVATSCIPFLENDDSNRALMGANMQRQAVPLIQPRSPFVGTGMEYKAAHDSGSALVAKHDGVVEFVDANEVRVRRSNGTLDKYAVTKFRRSNAGMCYNQRPIVKLGEVIDAGDTLADGPSMEEGEMALGQNVLVAFMTWEGYNYEDAIIMSRRLVKDDVYTSIHIEEYESEARDTKLGPEEITREIPNVGEDALKNLDEMGIIRIGAEVVDGDILVGKVTPKGVTELSAEERLLHAIFGEKAREVRDTSLRVPHGGGGIVHDVKIFTREGGDELSPGVNMLVRVYIVQKRKIHEGDKMAGRHGNKGVVSRIMPEEDMPFLPDGTPVDIMLNPLGVPSRMNIGQVLELHLGMAARQLGIHVATPVFDGASEEDVWETVKEAGMASDAKTILYDGRTGEAFDNRISVGVMYMLKLAHMVDDKLHARSTGPYSLVTQQPLGGKAQFGGQRFGEMEVWALEAYGAAYTLQEILTYKSDDVVGRVKTYEAIVKGEPIPKPGVPESFRVLVKELQSLGLDMRVLDAEDQEIELRDMDDDEDDMITVDALTKYAQEHAEKNAEKKD